A window of the Desulfovibrio sp. genome harbors these coding sequences:
- the trxB gene encoding thioredoxin-disulfide reductase: MKSYDAVVVGGGPSGMTAALYLARSELTVAMVEKLSPGGQVLMTHFIENYPGYPDGIEGWKLADIFAKHLDSYPAIARLNDEVKAIEPHEGAHKLLVGSEWIQARSVIICSGARYKRVGIPGESELLGKGVSYCALCDGNFFRGQDVAVIGGGNSALEESLYLARLVKKLYLIHRRDDFRAQRCYQERCVINPAIELVRSSVVEEIVGTDKVEAVTIRNLKSGEVSRLEVQGVFVFVGYEPNGGFFPPEMELDTQGFIVTDQNYRTSVPGIYAAGDVRSKHVRQVATAVGDGAGAASTVISYLETLTHH; this comes from the coding sequence ATGAAGAGTTACGACGCAGTGGTCGTGGGAGGCGGGCCGTCCGGAATGACGGCCGCTCTCTATCTGGCCAGGTCCGAGCTCACTGTGGCCATGGTGGAGAAGCTTTCTCCCGGCGGCCAGGTGCTCATGACGCATTTCATTGAGAATTATCCCGGCTATCCCGACGGCATCGAGGGATGGAAACTGGCGGATATTTTCGCCAAGCATCTCGACTCTTATCCGGCAATCGCCAGGTTGAACGACGAGGTCAAAGCCATCGAGCCCCATGAGGGTGCACACAAGCTTTTGGTCGGTTCCGAGTGGATCCAGGCCAGGTCCGTGATCATCTGTTCAGGGGCCAGATACAAGCGTGTAGGCATCCCGGGGGAAAGCGAACTGCTTGGCAAGGGCGTGTCCTACTGCGCCCTGTGCGACGGCAATTTCTTTCGGGGCCAGGACGTGGCGGTCATCGGCGGCGGCAATTCCGCCCTGGAAGAGTCGCTGTACCTTGCCAGACTGGTAAAAAAGCTCTACCTCATTCACCGCCGCGACGACTTCCGGGCCCAGCGCTGTTATCAGGAACGCTGTGTCATAAACCCGGCCATAGAGCTTGTCCGCAGTTCGGTTGTGGAAGAGATCGTCGGTACCGATAAGGTCGAGGCCGTGACCATTCGCAACCTCAAATCGGGCGAAGTTTCGCGGCTGGAAGTGCAAGGGGTGTTCGTCTTTGTGGGCTACGAACCCAACGGCGGTTTTTTCCCGCCGGAGATGGAACTCGATACACAGGGGTTTATTGTCACGGACCAGAACTACCGTACCAGCGTGCCGGGCATCTACGCCGCCGGGGATGTGCGCTCCAAGCACGTCCGCCAAGTGGCCACCGCCGTGGGAGATGGCGCGG
- the trxA gene encoding thioredoxin, whose amino-acid sequence MAIQVTDANFEEEILKCQLPVLVDFWAPWCGPCRAMGPVIDELANEYTGQIKVTKMNVDENPATPSKYGIRAIPTLILFKAGEVVEQITGAVSKSSIKEMITQKAL is encoded by the coding sequence ATGGCCATCCAAGTCACCGATGCAAATTTTGAAGAAGAAATCCTCAAGTGCCAGCTGCCAGTTCTGGTGGATTTCTGGGCTCCCTGGTGCGGCCCCTGCCGAGCCATGGGTCCGGTGATCGACGAACTGGCCAACGAGTATACCGGTCAGATCAAAGTGACCAAGATGAACGTGGACGAAAACCCCGCCACCCCCAGCAAGTACGGTATCCGCGCTATTCCCACCCTGATCCTTTTCAAGGCTGGCGAAGTGGTTGAGCAGATTACCGGCGCCGTTTCCAAGTCCTCCATCAAGGAAATGATCACTCAGAAGGCGCTCTAG
- the tsaD gene encoding tRNA (adenosine(37)-N6)-threonylcarbamoyltransferase complex transferase subunit TsaD has translation MICLGVETSCDETALALVEDGKLLGERMASQVELHALFGGVVPELASREHLRKMSALFNSLLESTGVRSERIGAVAIARGPGLLGSLLVGLNFAKGLSLGLGVPLVGVNHLHAHLMAVGLERDVPFPSLGLLISGGHTHLYLIKSFFDFELLGRTLDDAAGEALDKAAKLVNLPYPGGKFIDLLGQGMEPDRSLFPRPNTSHPGLDFSFSGLKTSVARYVDAHPHLKLPVLPEGQLPDVPGLPLFCSSINWAVADTLRIKTKRAFAAHPGMKALIVAGGVAANSMIRRVLTGFCKDAGVEAVFPSMSLCTDNAAMIASLGEKLACAGLSHGMELMAIPRGRPVPFDYSRV, from the coding sequence ATGATTTGTCTTGGCGTCGAGACCTCCTGCGACGAGACCGCGCTGGCACTGGTGGAGGACGGCAAGCTCCTCGGAGAGAGGATGGCCAGCCAGGTGGAGCTGCACGCCCTCTTCGGCGGCGTCGTTCCCGAGCTTGCCTCCCGCGAACACCTTCGCAAAATGTCGGCCTTGTTCAATTCCCTGCTTGAATCAACCGGCGTACGCTCCGAGCGTATCGGGGCCGTGGCCATAGCCAGGGGGCCCGGCCTGCTGGGCAGCCTGCTGGTGGGATTGAACTTTGCCAAAGGGCTTTCGCTGGGGCTTGGGGTTCCCCTTGTGGGGGTGAACCACCTGCACGCCCATTTGATGGCAGTCGGGCTTGAGCGCGATGTCCCCTTTCCCTCTCTCGGTCTCCTGATTTCCGGTGGCCACACCCACCTCTATCTCATCAAATCTTTTTTTGATTTCGAGCTGTTGGGACGCACTTTGGACGACGCTGCCGGCGAGGCCCTGGACAAGGCCGCCAAGCTGGTCAATCTTCCCTATCCTGGCGGCAAGTTCATCGACCTGTTGGGTCAAGGCATGGAGCCCGACAGATCCCTGTTTCCCCGGCCCAACACCAGCCATCCCGGCCTGGATTTCAGTTTCAGCGGCCTGAAAACCTCTGTGGCCCGCTACGTGGACGCGCATCCGCACCTGAAACTGCCGGTGCTGCCCGAAGGCCAATTGCCGGACGTGCCCGGACTGCCTCTTTTCTGCTCCTCCATCAATTGGGCTGTCGCGGACACGCTACGCATCAAGACCAAACGCGCCTTTGCCGCGCACCCCGGGATGAAGGCCCTCATCGTGGCCGGGGGAGTCGCTGCAAATTCCATGATCCGCCGGGTACTGACCGGCTTCTGTAAGGACGCCGGAGTTGAGGCTGTGTTTCCTTCCATGTCCTTATGCACGGACAATGCGGCCATGATTGCCTCTCTGGGCGAGAAGCTGGCATGCGCCGGTCTGAGCCACGGCATGGAGCTTATGGCCATCCCGCGCGGCCGCCCGGTTCCCTTTGATTATTCTCGGGTATAG
- the fbp gene encoding class 1 fructose-bisphosphatase, producing the protein MRQVTVTEHLLLHQKESPMATGRFTSMFNELILAAKIISREVNKAGLVDVLGLTGEVNVQGEAVRKLDEYANSVLIHRMQRAGVLCAIASEENADLIEIPDHLPKGDYILVIDPLDGSTNIDANVNVGTIFSILRRKEKSECSARLCEVLQKGAEQVAAGYFLYGTSTMMVYTTGRGVNGFTLDPSVGEFLLSHPEIRTPERGKIYSVNEAYWTYWDEPTREIVDYFKSPGNERGAPYSGRYIGSLVADFHRNLLYGGIFLYPADTQDPKKPHGKLRLMCEASPLAFVCKQAGGAASDGRGDILDIEPTELHERVPLFIGSRKDVEKVVEIYGKHKK; encoded by the coding sequence ATGCGCCAGGTCACCGTCACTGAACACCTCCTCCTGCACCAGAAGGAATCGCCCATGGCCACCGGGCGTTTCACCTCCATGTTCAACGAGCTGATCCTGGCCGCCAAGATCATATCCCGAGAGGTGAACAAGGCCGGCTTGGTGGACGTGCTCGGATTGACCGGTGAAGTGAATGTTCAGGGCGAGGCTGTGCGCAAACTGGACGAATACGCCAACTCCGTGCTCATTCACCGGATGCAGCGGGCCGGAGTGCTCTGCGCCATCGCCTCGGAAGAGAACGCGGATCTCATCGAGATTCCGGACCATCTCCCGAAAGGCGACTACATCCTGGTCATCGATCCGCTGGACGGCTCCACCAACATCGACGCCAACGTCAACGTCGGCACCATCTTCTCCATTCTGCGCCGCAAGGAGAAAAGCGAATGTTCGGCCAGGCTGTGCGAAGTGCTCCAGAAGGGTGCGGAGCAGGTGGCGGCCGGGTATTTCCTCTACGGCACCTCCACCATGATGGTCTACACCACCGGGCGCGGCGTGAACGGCTTCACCCTGGATCCCAGCGTGGGCGAGTTCCTGCTCTCCCATCCTGAAATCCGCACCCCGGAAAGGGGCAAGATTTACTCCGTCAACGAGGCCTACTGGACCTATTGGGACGAACCCACCCGCGAGATAGTCGATTATTTCAAGAGCCCCGGGAACGAGCGCGGCGCGCCGTACTCCGGCCGCTACATCGGGTCGCTGGTGGCGGATTTCCACCGGAATCTCCTCTACGGGGGCATCTTCCTCTATCCCGCCGACACCCAGGATCCCAAGAAGCCCCACGGCAAGCTGCGCCTCATGTGCGAAGCGAGCCCCCTGGCCTTCGTCTGCAAGCAGGCCGGCGGGGCGGCCAGCGACGGCCGGGGCGACATCCTGGACATCGAACCCACCGAATTGCACGAGCGCGTCCCGCTGTTCATCGGCAGCAGGAAAGACGTGGAAAAGGTGGTGGAGATTTACGGCAAGCATAAGAAATGA